A portion of the Candidatus Zixiibacteriota bacterium genome contains these proteins:
- a CDS encoding tetratricopeptide repeat protein encodes MTTKKRISKHEMKEDQFVTGMFKLEEWAEANLKTIIIAVGAVIIVGVAIWVYIAQSGSAEDKAFDILGRAEVEMRTNQTQLAITDYEEVLNKYGSTPAASQAAFKLANLLFQSNDFVKAEQAFRTYADKYATDDTFRHSAKRGIAASLAGQARHQEAAAAFLETAKADTAAVTYEEDLFDALESAVKAGDQTLAREAFALLEKRGSSSERYRSAKITLIEKGILTYDQGEFK; translated from the coding sequence ATGACGACCAAGAAGCGAATCTCCAAGCACGAAATGAAAGAAGATCAGTTCGTCACGGGGATGTTCAAGTTAGAAGAGTGGGCGGAAGCGAACCTCAAAACGATCATCATTGCCGTCGGCGCCGTGATCATCGTCGGCGTTGCCATTTGGGTTTACATTGCTCAGTCGGGTAGTGCCGAGGACAAGGCCTTCGACATCCTTGGTCGCGCCGAAGTCGAAATGCGTACCAACCAGACGCAGTTGGCCATCACCGATTATGAGGAAGTGCTCAATAAGTACGGCTCCACGCCGGCCGCCTCTCAGGCCGCTTTCAAGCTGGCCAACCTGCTGTTCCAGAGCAACGATTTCGTCAAAGCCGAGCAGGCCTTCCGCACCTATGCCGACAAGTACGCTACCGATGACACCTTCCGTCATTCGGCCAAGCGTGGGATCGCCGCATCGCTCGCCGGCCAGGCGCGACATCAGGAAGCCGCCGCCGCCTTTCTCGAAACTGCCAAAGCGGATACCGCGGCGGTAACCTACGAAGAAGACTTGTTTGATGCCCTCGAAAGCGCCGTCAAAGCCGGCGACCAGACACTGGCCCGGGAAGCGTTTGCGCTTCTGGAGAAACGTGGCTCCAGTTCCGAGCGTTATCGCAGTGCCAAGATTACCTTGATTGAGAAGGGTATCCTGACCTACGATCAGGGCGAGTTCAAGTAA
- a CDS encoding alpha-amylase/alpha-mannosidase, with amino-acid sequence MKLVFIWHMHQPYYKDLKTGEILMPWVRLHGVKDYLDMLLILDEFPHLRQTFNLVPSLLDQIVDYTANRAEDSHLRLSRKNADNLDDDDKLEILDTFFSAHEPTMIKPYPRYLELLQRARRSSPRQRLNSFSAQDFRDLQFWSNAVWIDPMFRSDARVKPLYAKGRNFDEAAKQTLLDYQIELMTRIIPEHQKRVAAGKIEVSFTPYYHPILPLLVDHEIARTALPQIELPKRRFAHPEDADEQIRRSVALYRSYFGDDRPGMWPSEGSVSESILPLLQQHGIRWIATDEEIYQGSVRLASERGLKLDVAGNGFHRAFSVGDPAQPIGIFFRDHKLSDKIGFVYSGWDADKAAEDLVTNLRELDKLYAAGGEEPVVSIILDGENAWEYYPNDGHDFLRALYSRLEQEKTITTVTPRDLLTGQQPVHHLPSLFPGSWINHNFRVWIGHAEDNAAWDLLTLTRDKLAEIENSPQSPAPEVREFCWQEIYIAEGSDWCWWYGDEHHTDHFRTFDALFRKHLQNVWEALGLEPPPGLLRPIRKLPRLPGIFEPTDFLHPSIDGRQTSFFEWFGAGRIDCNKLGGAMHRADNRIYQVLYGYDDRYVYFRIDFEKDRPANGDGVAVQIEIACLLKAVITIGKTETRMRMLDGSEMAGTLPQARWQQIVEVALPRELLKFDDDKHLYFAVAYLESEKIVERWPEANYIAMELPDPGQSQFWQV; translated from the coding sequence GTGAAGCTGGTATTCATCTGGCACATGCACCAGCCTTACTACAAGGATCTGAAAACGGGGGAGATCCTGATGCCCTGGGTGCGTCTGCACGGCGTCAAAGACTACCTCGACATGCTGCTCATCCTCGATGAGTTTCCGCACCTGCGCCAGACATTCAATCTCGTCCCGTCGTTGCTCGATCAGATCGTCGATTACACCGCCAATCGCGCCGAAGACAGCCACCTCCGCCTGTCACGTAAGAATGCCGACAACCTCGACGACGACGATAAGCTTGAAATCCTTGACACATTCTTCTCGGCGCACGAGCCGACCATGATCAAACCGTATCCGCGCTATCTCGAGCTGCTGCAGCGCGCGCGCCGCTCAAGTCCGCGCCAGCGTCTCAATAGCTTCTCCGCGCAGGATTTCCGCGATCTGCAGTTCTGGTCGAATGCCGTTTGGATCGATCCCATGTTCCGTTCCGACGCGCGCGTCAAACCGCTCTACGCCAAGGGTCGCAATTTCGACGAAGCCGCCAAGCAAACCCTGCTCGACTATCAGATCGAATTGATGACCCGCATTATTCCGGAACACCAGAAACGCGTCGCCGCCGGCAAGATCGAGGTTTCCTTCACGCCGTACTATCATCCGATTCTGCCGCTGCTCGTCGATCACGAAATCGCCCGGACCGCGCTGCCGCAAATCGAACTGCCTAAGCGCCGTTTCGCGCACCCTGAGGATGCTGACGAGCAGATCCGCCGCTCTGTCGCGCTCTACCGCAGCTACTTCGGCGACGACCGGCCCGGCATGTGGCCCTCCGAGGGCTCGGTCTCCGAATCAATCCTCCCGCTGCTCCAGCAACACGGCATTCGCTGGATCGCCACCGATGAGGAAATCTATCAGGGCTCGGTGCGCCTCGCCTCCGAACGCGGCCTCAAGCTCGATGTCGCCGGCAACGGCTTCCATCGCGCCTTCTCCGTCGGCGACCCCGCGCAGCCGATCGGCATCTTCTTCCGCGACCACAAACTCTCCGACAAGATCGGCTTCGTCTACTCCGGCTGGGATGCCGACAAAGCCGCCGAGGACCTGGTCACCAATCTGCGCGAACTGGACAAGCTCTACGCTGCCGGCGGGGAAGAACCCGTCGTGTCGATCATCCTCGATGGCGAAAACGCCTGGGAATACTATCCCAACGACGGCCATGATTTCCTGCGCGCACTTTACAGCCGACTTGAGCAGGAGAAGACAATCACCACCGTCACGCCGCGTGACCTTCTCACCGGACAACAGCCGGTACACCACCTGCCCAGTCTCTTTCCTGGCTCGTGGATTAACCACAATTTCCGCGTCTGGATCGGCCATGCCGAAGACAATGCCGCCTGGGACCTCCTCACCCTGACCCGCGACAAATTGGCTGAGATCGAGAATTCACCACAGTCGCCGGCGCCGGAAGTCCGCGAGTTCTGCTGGCAAGAGATCTATATTGCCGAAGGTTCCGACTGGTGCTGGTGGTATGGTGACGAGCACCACACCGATCACTTTCGCACCTTCGACGCGCTCTTCCGCAAGCACCTGCAAAACGTCTGGGAAGCGCTCGGCCTCGAGCCGCCGCCCGGACTCTTGCGCCCGATCCGCAAACTGCCGCGTTTGCCCGGCATCTTCGAGCCGACCGATTTCCTCCATCCCTCGATCGACGGCCGCCAAACCAGCTTCTTCGAATGGTTCGGCGCCGGTCGCATCGACTGCAACAAACTCGGCGGCGCCATGCATCGCGCCGACAATCGCATCTACCAGGTCCTCTATGGCTATGACGATCGCTACGTGTACTTCCGCATCGACTTTGAGAAGGACCGGCCAGCCAACGGTGACGGGGTTGCCGTCCAAATCGAAATCGCCTGTTTATTGAAGGCTGTGATCACCATCGGCAAGACTGAAACCCGTATGCGGATGCTGGATGGTTCGGAAATGGCCGGCACCCTGCCGCAGGCACGCTGGCAGCAGATCGTTGAGGTGGCCTTGCCGCGTGAATTGCTGAAGTTTGATGACGACAAACACCTCTATTTTGCCGTCGCCTATCTGGAGAGTGAAAAAATTGTTGAAAGATGGCCGGAGGCCAATTATATAGCGATGGAATTGCCCGACCCCGGGCAATCGCAATTCTGGCAAGTCTAA
- a CDS encoding GNAT family N-acetyltransferase, with protein sequence MLIFKKPSEMEFRQVMRMVEKFDLSPTDLPPDSFTILKNDERILGFGAMRANDGYTELELLGVAEEYRGRGWGRMIVKKLLEQGPDTVWLATDMPKFFEKFDFVSSKQVPRELSKKINPNEVFIPGQPKPAPLPKNRLKAMVYMRKK encoded by the coding sequence ATGTTAATCTTCAAAAAGCCGTCGGAGATGGAATTCCGACAGGTAATGCGGATGGTGGAAAAATTTGATCTCTCACCGACCGATCTGCCACCCGATTCCTTCACCATTCTCAAAAATGATGAACGGATTCTCGGCTTCGGCGCGATGCGGGCCAACGACGGCTATACCGAGCTTGAGTTGCTCGGAGTCGCCGAGGAATATCGCGGGCGGGGCTGGGGCAGAATGATTGTCAAGAAGCTCCTGGAGCAGGGCCCCGATACGGTCTGGTTGGCGACCGATATGCCGAAGTTCTTTGAGAAGTTTGATTTCGTGTCGTCCAAACAGGTGCCGCGTGAGCTGTCCAAGAAGATCAATCCCAACGAAGTCTTCATTCCCGGCCAGCCTAAACCGGCACCGCTACCGAAAAATCGTCTCAAAGCTATGGTCTACATGCGGAAGAAGTAG
- a CDS encoding carboxypeptidase regulatory-like domain-containing protein has protein sequence MRFFTLLWIILLLCGFTSMALASDKIPTSSVQLEIDHLKSQGEPVPGALWHAAELEYLTSRSTAATGLNSMRDGGSNAANATVIDTSDYQDSGTTVGKGNNASIPSCNGGNDTAPDAWYVLTVSESFVIEAWTTCASSGPPSYDTRLGIFNAQLALVACNDDDPACGNPNYQSRISGQALAAGTYYIVVDGYSGASGPYQLNVHWNPLPPPCSNGSNQTNAEVITSLPFIDQGNTGGACNDVIIQCESSGPDTAQDYWYTVELDTTTLLTVWTSCGAQYHDSKIAILDSMLNQRYCNDDNPACPNGQSLISQAAVTPGRYYIVVDGYHAEAGAYEINVQGVPYDSSVVDTLLPDIIIRENDLYDNEMSTTVVPGRRHLKLSNATPNLGPGKLYLYGVLPANGDGTQDVRQRVYRSDGSFFDRTAGKFIFHPGHDHIHVENWSQFRIRELLPDLGVGPIIAAGEKTSFCILDLAVYNSTLPNFDPDGQFHSCSSTIQGLSVGWVDIYSKDLPGQNIDVTDVPDGVYWLESVVDPDNTILEENENNNATRILVTIGDGSSGVADAYEPNNSFEGVDARPVGSNNSPNLGPCNPQRVISGLSIHDNNNDDYFRFYMNHSGASGDFVKITFDNALGDLDLGIYSANHLLVAAATSNSDSEFVSLAGRAEGWYYARVYGDQGAVNPLYTLTINPPANNAPSLTVTEPGAGDTTLIHGQDTYTVTWSLADPESDECWVTVYTNAIPSANGEQALLPTSLNTPAAQGFYIINSAYVPEDQPLYVMCTITDGGTTSLDWSAGTVTFVDQAHSHGMIAGTVVNSDSLPVEGAEVFLSEHPVTDTTDAQGNFQINDIEPGIYALTVTHPDYPDTTLADVMINVAGIKSKVIVLEGCGYVAGDADGSKAVNISDAVMLINYIFGGGPAPEPQASGDADCTGTLSISDAVYLITYIFGGGLPPCGC, from the coding sequence ATGCGCTTTTTCACACTCCTGTGGATCATACTTCTGCTTTGTGGCTTCACATCGATGGCCCTCGCGTCGGACAAGATCCCTACTTCCAGCGTTCAACTCGAAATCGACCATTTGAAGAGTCAGGGCGAGCCGGTTCCCGGTGCGCTGTGGCATGCGGCAGAGCTGGAGTACTTGACGAGTCGAAGCACTGCGGCGACAGGTCTAAACTCGATGCGCGATGGCGGCAGTAACGCCGCGAATGCGACGGTGATCGACACCAGCGATTATCAAGACAGTGGCACGACAGTGGGCAAGGGCAATAACGCTTCAATTCCCTCCTGCAATGGTGGCAACGATACGGCGCCGGATGCGTGGTACGTGCTGACGGTGAGTGAAAGCTTCGTGATCGAAGCATGGACGACGTGCGCGTCGAGCGGCCCCCCCAGTTACGATACCCGGTTAGGGATATTCAATGCCCAGCTGGCGTTGGTGGCGTGCAACGATGATGATCCAGCTTGCGGCAATCCGAACTATCAATCGCGCATCAGCGGGCAGGCACTCGCGGCAGGAACGTACTACATCGTCGTTGACGGGTACAGCGGCGCCTCCGGGCCTTACCAACTCAACGTGCACTGGAATCCATTGCCGCCACCGTGCAGTAACGGCTCGAATCAGACAAACGCCGAGGTGATCACTTCCCTGCCGTTCATCGATCAGGGCAATACTGGCGGCGCTTGCAATGACGTGATCATACAGTGCGAGAGCAGCGGTCCGGACACGGCGCAGGATTACTGGTATACCGTCGAATTGGACACGACAACGCTGCTGACGGTCTGGACGAGTTGCGGCGCGCAGTATCATGACTCGAAGATCGCCATTCTGGATTCAATGCTGAATCAGAGGTATTGCAACGACGACAATCCGGCGTGTCCGAATGGCCAGTCGCTGATCTCGCAAGCGGCGGTGACGCCGGGGCGCTATTACATCGTCGTCGACGGCTACCATGCCGAAGCGGGCGCCTATGAAATAAATGTCCAGGGTGTTCCCTACGACTCGTCGGTTGTCGATACGCTGCTGCCCGATATCATCATTCGCGAGAACGATCTCTATGACAACGAAATGTCAACGACGGTGGTGCCGGGGCGGCGGCATTTGAAGCTCTCCAATGCCACGCCGAATCTGGGACCGGGCAAATTGTACTTGTACGGCGTATTGCCGGCCAACGGCGACGGCACGCAGGATGTACGGCAACGCGTGTATCGCAGCGACGGAAGTTTCTTTGACCGGACGGCAGGCAAGTTCATCTTTCATCCCGGGCACGACCACATTCACGTGGAGAATTGGAGCCAGTTTCGCATTCGCGAACTTCTCCCCGACTTAGGCGTGGGGCCGATCATCGCTGCCGGCGAGAAGACGAGCTTCTGCATTCTCGACCTGGCGGTTTACAACAGCACGCTGCCGAATTTCGATCCCGATGGCCAATTTCACTCGTGCTCGTCGACGATCCAGGGGCTATCGGTCGGATGGGTTGATATCTACAGCAAGGATCTGCCGGGACAAAACATCGACGTGACCGATGTGCCGGATGGGGTCTACTGGCTCGAGTCGGTAGTTGATCCGGACAACACGATTCTGGAAGAGAACGAAAACAACAACGCGACGCGGATCCTGGTCACGATCGGCGATGGTTCTTCCGGCGTGGCGGATGCCTATGAGCCGAACAACTCGTTCGAAGGCGTCGATGCGAGGCCGGTCGGTTCGAACAACAGCCCCAATCTCGGTCCGTGCAATCCCCAGCGGGTCATCAGCGGCCTGAGTATCCATGACAACAACAACGACGATTACTTCCGCTTCTACATGAACCACAGCGGCGCTTCCGGTGACTTCGTGAAGATTACTTTCGACAATGCTCTTGGCGATCTTGACCTCGGCATTTACAGCGCCAATCACCTATTGGTGGCGGCCGCAACCTCGAATTCTGACTCGGAATTTGTGTCGTTGGCCGGGCGCGCCGAGGGCTGGTATTATGCGCGGGTCTATGGCGACCAGGGGGCGGTGAATCCATTGTACACCCTGACGATCAATCCCCCTGCAAATAATGCGCCGAGTCTCACGGTGACGGAGCCGGGTGCAGGTGATACCACGCTGATTCACGGTCAGGACACGTATACGGTGACCTGGAGTCTCGCCGATCCCGAGAGCGATGAATGCTGGGTGACGGTTTACACCAATGCGATTCCCTCGGCCAACGGCGAGCAGGCGCTCCTGCCGACTTCGCTGAATACGCCGGCAGCGCAGGGATTCTACATCATCAACTCGGCTTACGTGCCGGAGGATCAGCCGCTCTACGTCATGTGCACTATCACAGATGGCGGGACGACTTCGTTGGACTGGTCGGCGGGCACCGTGACATTCGTTGATCAAGCGCACAGCCACGGCATGATTGCCGGGACGGTCGTGAATTCCGATTCGCTTCCCGTAGAGGGCGCGGAGGTCTTTTTGAGCGAGCATCCGGTTACGGACACGACGGATGCTCAGGGCAATTTTCAGATCAACGACATCGAGCCGGGAATCTATGCGCTGACCGTTACCCACCCGGATTACCCCGACACGACGCTGGCGGATGTGATGATCAACGTTGCGGGGATCAAGTCGAAGGTGATCGTGCTGGAAGGATGCGGTTATGTCGCCGGTGATGCGGACGGTTCGAAGGCGGTGAACATCTCAGATGCGGTGATGTTGATCAACTATATCTTTGGCGGCGGGCCGGCGCCCGAGCCGCAGGCATCCGGCGATGCGGACTGCACTGGTACGCTCAGTATTTCGGACGCGGTGTATTTGATCACGTATATTTTTGGTGGCGGGTTGCCGCCGTGCGGGTGCTGA